From one Musa acuminata AAA Group cultivar baxijiao chromosome BXJ2-6, Cavendish_Baxijiao_AAA, whole genome shotgun sequence genomic stretch:
- the LOC135614569 gene encoding uncharacterized protein LOC135614569 isoform X2, giving the protein MLASSNQCRAMMGESEGERLRTVDCLRGRLLAERVASKAAKKEAESLAKRLEELERKLDEETKCRNRAEKRLKLALKKLEALKDARSQLTLQDSSSSSSSSQCFLSPQRLEQEKPGAPSTVDSQQFGSMEVAKEMLRSSSSEDLLGDNVSGTGSSSICLQQPLISQDEGSCSSVGTAQSQNEDGIQVIGAQQSPADDMSITSGSDAEPETAIRQAEREDRMLAIVPASVQLNLEACRPEVKEVQDVLDALRNIKVQLLYSMRILVSQGNSSGAAFCRQSNQV; this is encoded by the exons ATGCTAGCTTCTAGCAACCAATGCAG GGCTATGATGGGGGAATCAGAGGGTGAGAGACTGAGGACTGTAGACTGTTTGAGGGGAAGGCTTCTTGCAGAAAGAGTAGCTTCCAAGGCTGCCAAGAAGGAAGCAGAGAGCCTGGCTAAAAGG TTGGAAGAGCTAGAAAGGAAGCTGGATGAAGAGACAAAATGCAGGAACAGAGCTGAGAAGAGGCTCAAACTCGCTTTAAAGAAGCTGGAAGCCCTGAAAGATGCGAGGAGCCAATTGACCCTTCAGGATAGCTCCTCTAGTTCTTCGTCTTCCCAGTGCTTCTTGAGCCCACAAAGACTAGAACAGGAAAAACCTGGTGCACCGTCGACGGTGGATTCCCAACAATTTGGTTCGATGGAAGTGGCGAAAGAGATGCTGAGATCCTCGAGCTCTGAAGATCTTCTTGGAGATAATGTTTCTGGAACTGGTAGCTCTTCCATCTGTTTACAACAACCGTTGATTTCTCAAGATGAAGGGAGCTGCAGTTCCGTCGGAACTGCCCAATCTCAAAACGAAGACGGTATCCAAGTCATCGGTGCTCAGCAATCGCCTGCTGACGATATGAG CATAACTTCAGGTAGTGATGCCGAGCCAGAGACAGCAATCCGTCAGGCTGAGAGAGAGGACAGAATGCTCGCTATCGTTCCAGCAAGCGTACAGCTGAACTTAGAGGCCTGCAGACCAGAGGTCAAAGAAGTGCAGGATGTTCTTGATGCCCTAAGAAATATCAAAGTGCAATTGCTATACTCTATGAGGATTCTAGTTAGCCAGGGAAACTCCAGTGGAGCAGCCTTTTGCCGCCAGAGCAATCAAGTTTAG
- the LOC135614569 gene encoding uncharacterized protein LOC135614569 isoform X3 has translation MLASSNQCSLLFSVLLLLLLLILERAMMGESEGERLRTVDCLRGRLLAERVASKAAKKEAESLAKRLEELERKLDEETKCRNRAEKRLKLALKKLEALKDARSQLTLQDSSSSSSSSQCFLSPQRLEQEKPGAPSTVDSQQFGSMEVAKEMLRSSSSEDLLGDNVSGTGSSSICLQQPLISQDEGSCSSVGTAQSQNEDGIQVIGAQQSPADDMR, from the exons ATGCTAGCTTCTAGCAACCAATGCAG CCTCCTCTTTTCcgttttgttgttgttgctgttgttaaTCCTGGAAAGGGCTATGATGGGGGAATCAGAGGGTGAGAGACTGAGGACTGTAGACTGTTTGAGGGGAAGGCTTCTTGCAGAAAGAGTAGCTTCCAAGGCTGCCAAGAAGGAAGCAGAGAGCCTGGCTAAAAGG TTGGAAGAGCTAGAAAGGAAGCTGGATGAAGAGACAAAATGCAGGAACAGAGCTGAGAAGAGGCTCAAACTCGCTTTAAAGAAGCTGGAAGCCCTGAAAGATGCGAGGAGCCAATTGACCCTTCAGGATAGCTCCTCTAGTTCTTCGTCTTCCCAGTGCTTCTTGAGCCCACAAAGACTAGAACAGGAAAAACCTGGTGCACCGTCGACGGTGGATTCCCAACAATTTGGTTCGATGGAAGTGGCGAAAGAGATGCTGAGATCCTCGAGCTCTGAAGATCTTCTTGGAGATAATGTTTCTGGAACTGGTAGCTCTTCCATCTGTTTACAACAACCGTTGATTTCTCAAGATGAAGGGAGCTGCAGTTCCGTCGGAACTGCCCAATCTCAAAACGAAGACGGTATCCAAGTCATCGGTGCTCAGCAATCGCCTGCTGACGATATGAG GTAG
- the LOC135614572 gene encoding uncharacterized protein LOC135614572, which produces MHFSTVPSSDSWQPVLTADSTDAYYWLNWRVLLCAIWVLSSMIIASILIWKFEGSNTETEGSSPESHYPLYEDELWRPCLTEVHPAWLLVFRLIAFAILLAFLIINVAVDGGGIFYYYTQWTFILVTIYFLLGSVLSVYGCNKYLRKVTGDKVAVTRSDAEHGTYAAPVNGANGIIQQSGVRAAGFWGNLFQVIFQTSAGAVMLTDCVFWLIIFPFLAIRDYNLNFVLICMHSLNAVFLLGDIALNSLSFPWFRIAYFLLWTAIYVIFQWVIHACVDIWWPYPFLDLSSTYAPIWYFVVAVMHIPCYAAFPLIIKMKHILLSRWFPLSYSPTK; this is translated from the exons ATGCATTTCTCAACAGTGCCTTCATCAGATTCCTGGCAGCCGGTTTTGACGGCTGATTCTACGGACGCATACTATTGGTTGAATTGGAGAGTTTTGCTATGTGCTATTTGGGTGTTATCTTCCATGATCATTGCATCCATTTTGATATGGAAGTTTGAAGGTTCGAACACAGAGACAGAAGGATCCTCGCCAGAGAGCCACTATCCTTTGTACGAGGATGAGCTATGGAGACCTTGTCTCACAGAGGTCCATCCTGCTTGGTTGCTGGTTTTTCGACTTATAGCCTTCGCCATACTTCTGGCATTTCTTATCATCAATGTCGCTGTGGACGGAGGGGGCATCTTTTATTACTATACCCA GTGGACATTCATTTTGGTCaccatttattttttg CTTGGCTCAGTGCTGTCTGTCTATGGGTGCAATAAGTATCTTCGTAAAGTTACTGGGGATAAAGTTGCCGTCACAAGGTCAGATGCAGAGCATGGAACATATGCAGCTCCTGTGAATGGTGCGAATGGAATTATTCAGCAGTCTGGTGTGCGTGCAGCTGGCTTTTGGGGTAATTTGTTTCAAGTAATCTTTCAG ACAAGTGCAGGTGCCGTAATGCTCACTGATTGTGTCTTTTGGCTCATCATATTTCCATTTCTGGCCATCAGAGATTATAATCTGAATTTC GTACTGATTTGTATGCACTCGCTCAATGCAGTTTTCCTTCTTGGTGACATTGCCCTGAATAGCTTG AGTTTCCCCTGGTTCCGGATTGCATACTTTCTACTTTGGACCGCAATCTATGTCATATTCCAGTGGGTGATCCATGCATGTGTGGATATCTG GTGGCCATACCCATTTCTTGACCTGTCCTCCACTTATGCACCTATATG GTATTTCGTGGTGGCGGTGATGCATATCCCTTGCTATGCTGCATTTCCTTTAATTATAAAGATGAAGCACATTCTACTCTCCAGATGGTTTCCTCTGTCCTATTCTCCAACTAAGTAG
- the LOC135613767 gene encoding ABC transporter G family member 20-like, giving the protein MTKEVNLTPFSSPSPLLAHQYCHHPLATAAAVDPCHFVLSFTDLSYSVKEPRSFPFFRKKNNETRPESLRGTRKLLDSISGEVRTGEILAVLGASGSGKTTLIDALANRIERASLRGCITLNGDRLEGRLLKAISAYVMQDDLMFPMLTVEETLMFAAKFRLPRSVSASKMKERVQALVDQLDLRSAAKTIIGDEGHRGVSGGERRRVSIGTDIVHDPIILFLDEPTSGLDSTSAFMVVQVLQRIARSGSMVIMSVHQPSYRILGLLDRLIFLSRGQTVYSGPPQGLPEFFAVFGNPKEETSSCPNP; this is encoded by the coding sequence ATGACCAAGGAAGTCAATCTTACCCCCTTCAGTAGCCCCAGCCCCCTCCTCGCCCACCAGTACTGCCACCACCCCctggccacagccgccgccgtcgATCCATGccacttcgtcctctccttcaccGATCTGTCCTACAGCGTCAAGGAGCCTCGCAGCTTCCCGTTCTTCCGAAAGAAGAACAATGAAACACGGCCGGAGTCGCTCCGCGGAACCAGGAAGCTTTTGGACTCCATCTCCGGCGAGGTGAGGACGGGCGAGATCTTGGCGGTGCTCGGCGCTAGCGGTTCCGGGAAGACCACTCTCATCGACGCACTGGCGAACCGCATCGAGAGGGCTAGCCTCCGAGGATGCATTACGCTCAACGGCGACAGACTCGAGGGCCGCCTCCTCAAGGCGATATCGGCATACGTGATGCAAGACGACCTCATGTTCCCAATGCTCACCGTCGAGGAGACCTTGATGTTCGCGGCCAAGTTCCGGCTACCTCGCTCGGTTTCGGCATCCAAGATGAAGGAGCGCGTGCAAGCGCTCGTTGATCAGCTCGATCTCCGGTCGGCCGCGAAGACCATCATCGGCGACGAAGGTCACCGCGGCGTGTCTGGGGGTGAGCGCCGCCGGGTGTCCATCGGGACCGACATCGTTCACGACCCCATCATCCTCTTCCTGGACGAGCCCACGTCGGGGCTTGACTCCACGAGCGCTTTCATGGTGGTTCAGGTCTTGCAGAGGATCGCTCGCAGCGGGAGCATGGTGATCATGTCAGTGCACCAGCCGAGCTACCGAATCCTTGGCCTCCTAGACCGCCTCATCTTCCTCTCGCGCGGCCAGACGGTGTACAGCGGGCCCCCGCAAGGCCTCCCGGAATTCTTCGCCGTCTTCGGCAACCCAAAAGAAGAAACATCCTCCTGCCCAAATCCTTGA
- the LOC135614571 gene encoding ABC transporter G family member 16-like translates to MAMTKEVNLTPFSSPSPLLAHQYCHHPLATAAAVDPCHFVLSFTDLSYSVKEPRSFPFFRKKNNETRPESLRGTRKLLDSISGEVRTGEILAVLGASGSGKTTLIDALANRIERASLRGCITLNGDRLEGRLLKAISAYVMQDDLMFPMLTVEETLMFAAKFRLPRSVSASKMKERVQALVDQLDLRSAAKTIIGDEGHRGVSGGERRRVSIGTDIVHDPIILFLDEPTSGLDSTSAFMVVQVLQRIARSGSMVIMSVHQPSYRILGLLDRLIFLSRGQTVYSGPPQGLPEFFAVFGNPIPDGGNPAEFALDLVRELEDTAPDGAKDLVTLNALNHQARARTSATAATGSCLPLQEAVRNSIATGKLVSGAMIDGAALASYANPFWVEVSALTKRAIINMWRMPEILAFRLGDMLVTGFLLATIFWRLRDTPKDVRERIGFFAITMTTIFFTSGDTLAVFIQERYIYMRETAYNTYRRSSYVVANAVTTFLPLVFLTIPLAFITFFGVGLSGGMDGLGFFFLTILATFWAGSGFVTFLSGILSHVVLGYTVAAAVISYFLLLSGFFINRNRIPDYWIWLHYMSLVKYPYEAVMQNEFSKDLSKCFARGVEMFDGSALGSLPTAKKVEVLTVIGQTLGMNITNDTCIITGSDVLQEQSINQLNKWSCLLVIVAWGFFFRLLFYISLLLGSRNKRK, encoded by the coding sequence ATGGCCATGACCAAGGAAGTCAATCTTACCCCCTTCAGTAGCCCCAGCCCCCTCCTCGCCCACCAGTACTGCCACCACCCCctggccacagccgccgccgtcgATCCATGccacttcgtcctctccttcaccGATCTGTCCTACAGCGTCAAGGAGCCTCGCAGCTTCCCGTTCTTCCGAAAGAAGAACAATGAAACACGGCCGGAGTCGCTCCGCGGAACCAGGAAGCTTTTGGACTCCATCTCCGGCGAGGTGAGGACGGGCGAGATCTTGGCGGTGCTCGGCGCTAGCGGTTCCGGGAAGACCACTCTCATCGACGCACTGGCGAACCGCATCGAGAGGGCTAGCCTCCGAGGATGCATTACGCTCAACGGCGACAGACTCGAGGGCCGCCTCCTCAAGGCGATATCGGCATACGTGATGCAAGACGACCTCATGTTCCCAATGCTCACCGTCGAGGAGACCTTGATGTTCGCGGCCAAGTTCCGGCTACCTCGCTCGGTTTCGGCATCCAAGATGAAGGAGCGCGTGCAAGCGCTCGTTGATCAGCTCGATCTCCGGTCGGCCGCGAAGACCATCATCGGCGACGAAGGTCACCGCGGCGTGTCTGGGGGTGAGCGCCGCCGGGTGTCCATCGGGACCGACATCGTTCACGACCCCATCATCCTCTTCCTGGACGAGCCCACGTCGGGGCTTGACTCCACGAGCGCTTTCATGGTGGTTCAGGTCTTGCAGAGGATCGCTCGCAGCGGGAGCATGGTGATCATGTCAGTGCACCAGCCGAGCTACCGAATCCTTGGCCTCCTAGACCGCCTCATCTTCCTCTCGCGCGGCCAGACGGTGTACAGCGGGCCCCCGCAAGGCCTCCCGGAATTCTTCGCCGTCTTCGGCAACCCAATACCCGACGGCGGGAACCCAGCCGAGTTTGCACTGGATCTCGTCCGCGAGCTGGAGGACACAGCTCCTGACGGCGCCAAGGACCTCGTCACGTTAAACGCCTTGAATCATCAGGCACGAGCACGGACGTCCGCCACCGCCGCCACAGGATCGTGCCTCCCACTGCAGGAGGCTGTGAGAAACAGCATCGCGACTGGCAAGCTCGTATCCGGCGCGATGATTGACGGCGCTGCACTGGCTTCATACGCGAACCCGTTCTGGGTCGAGGTTTCGGCTCTAACCAAGAGGGCGATTATAAACATGTGGCGGATGCCGGAGATCTTAGCCTTCCGCCTCGGCGACATGCTCGTGACAGGCTTCCTGCTCGCGACCATCTTCTGGCGTCTCCGCGACACGCCCAAGGATGTTCGAGAGCGGATCGGCTTCTTCGCCATCACCATGACGACCATATTCTTCACAAGCGGCGACACTCTCGCCGTCTTCATTCAAGAACGATACATTTACATGCGGGAGACGGCCTACAACACGTACCGCCGCTCGTCTTATGTCGTCGCCAACGCTGTCACCACTTTTCTGCCCCTGGTCTTCCTCACTATTCCCTTGGCGTTCATCACATTCTTCGGGGTAGGCCTCTCCGGAGGCATGGACGgactcggcttcttcttcttgACTATCTTGGCGACATTCTGGGCGGGCAGTGGGTTCGTGACCTTCCTCTCAGGCATCTTATCGCACGTCGTGTTAGGTTACACCGTGGCAGCCGCTGTGATCTCCTACTTCCTGCTGCTCAGTGGCTTCTTCATCAACAGGAATCGGATACCGGACTACTGGATCTGGCTCCACTACATGTCGCTGGTGAAGTATCCTTACGAGGCAGTAATGCAGAACGAGTTCAGTAAGGATTTGTCCAAGTGCTTCGCTAGAGGAGTAGAGATGTTCGACGGCTCGGCGCTGGGGAGCTTGCCGACGGCAAAGAAGGTGGAAGTTCTTACAGTGATCGGCCAAACCTTGGGGATGAACATCACTAACGATACTTGCATAATCACCGGGTCAGATGTACTGCAGGAACAGAGCATTAATCAGCTCAACAAATGGAGCTGTCTCTTGGTGATCGTGGCTTGGGGGTTCTTCTTTAGATTACTATTCTACATTAGTCTGCTGCTGGGGAGTAGGAACAAGAGGAAGTAG
- the LOC135614570 gene encoding ABC transporter G family member 20-like, whose translation MEDQPHQPTSHSNSHSHSHSHSPSPLLGPHHHPRHGGDDDPSYLDDLVVELPQFHFVLAFCNLSYSVWRSRRISCHRIAAADPEQPPAGRKVLLDSITGEVRTGEILAVLGASGSGKSTFIDALADRIERTSLQGSITLNGENLDSGLLKVISAYVMQDDLLFPMLTVEETLMFAAELRLPRSFSASRKRERVQALVDQLGLRSAAKTIIGDEGHRGVSGGERRRVSIGTDIIHDPVILFLDEPTSGLDSTSAFMVVKVLQKIARSGSIVVMSVHQPSYRILTLLDRLLFLCRGQTVYSGPPHDLPGFFRQFGRPIPEGENATEFALDLARELQDTNPGAAALVDFNRRWQNRPSALVAADITPLSLRDAMRISVSHGRLVGSVSVADNVAPASSLQKFANPAWKEVLVLSKRAFMNMRRMPEIFAIRLGTVLVSAFILGTIFWRLGESPKDVTERLGFFAIGITTVFFTCADALPVFIQERYIFMRETAYNAYRRSSYVLSNAIVGIPALILLSVAFAASTFFAVGLAGGGEGFIFFFLIILASFWAGSGFVTFLSGVLSHVVLGYTVAAAILSYYLLFSGFFINRNRIPHYWIWFHYLSMLKYAYEGALQNEFGGESSKCFSRGVQMFDGTSIGSLPMETKVQVLGAISKTLQMNLTSDSCIVTGLDVLQQQSINQLNKWECLLVTVGWGFLFRILFYITLLLGSRNKRR comes from the coding sequence ATGGAAGATCAACCTCATCAACCCACCAGCCACAGcaacagccacagccacagccacagccacagccccaGCCCCCTCCTTGGGCCCCATCACCACCCCCGCCACGGCGGGGACGATGATCCATCTTATCTTGACGACCTAGTCGTCGAGCTCCCACAGTTCCACTTCGTCCTCGCCTTCTGCAATCTCTCTTACTCTGTATGGAGGTCTCGGAGAATCTCATGCCACCGGATTGCCGCGGCGGACCCGGAACAACCCCCGGCTGGGAGGAAAGTTCTTTTGGATTCCATTACCGGCGAGGTAAGGACAGGGGAGATCTTGGCGGTGCTCGGGGCGAGCGGCTCCGGCAAGTCCACCTTCATCGACGCACTGGCGGACCGGATAGAGAGGACCAGCCTCCAAGGAAGCATCACGCTAAACGGGGAGAACCTCGACAGCGGGCTCCTCAAGGTGATCTCCGCCTACGTGATGCAGGACGACCTCCTGTTCCCGATGCTAACCGTGGAGGAGACCCTGATGTTCGCGGCCGAGTTGCGGTTGCCTCGCTCGTTCTCGGCGTCCAGGAAGAGGGAGCGAGTGCAAGCCCTCGTCGACCAGCTCGGCCTCCGGTCAGCCGCCAAGACCATTATCGGCGACGAAGGCCACCGCGGCGTGTCAGGTGGCGAACGCCGCCGGGTGTCCATTGGCACCGACATCATCCATGATCCCGTGATCCTCTTCCTCGACGAGCCCACGTCGGGGCTCGACTCCACGAGCGCCTTCATGGTGGTCAAAGTGTTGCAGAAGATCGCACGCAGCGGAAGCATCGTGGTCATGTCGGTGCACCAGCCGAGCTATCGGATTCTCACTCTCCTCGACCGCCTCCTATTTCTTTGTCGTGGCCAGACTGTCTACAGTGGGCCCCCGCATGACCTCCCTGGCTTCTTCCGGCAGTTTGGCCGTCCGATCCCTGAAGGTGAGAACGCAACTGAGTTCGCCCTGGATCTCGCCCGTGAGCTCCAGGACACTAACCCCGGCGCCGCGGCCCTCGTCGACTTCAATCGGCGGTGGCAGAATCGTCCATCAGCACTGGTCGCCGCCGACATAACCCCACTGTCGCTGAGAGATGCCATGAGGATTAGCGTTTCGCACGGAAGGCTCGTCGGCAGCGTGAGCGTCGCCGACAATGTTGCCCCGGCTTCGTCGTTGCAGAAGTTCGCCAACCCAGCCTGGAAGGAAGTGCTGGTGCTGTCGAAGAGAGCGTTCATGAACATGAGGCGGATGCCGGAGATCTTCGCGATCCGCCTCGGTACCGTGCTCGTCTCCGCCTTCATCCTGGGGACCATCTTCTGGCGGCTCGGCGAGTCGCCCAAGGACGTCACGGAACGGCTCGGCTTCTTCGCCATCGGCATTACGACAGTCTTCTTCACGTGCGCCGACGCCCTCCCAGTTTTCATCCAAGAACGCTACATCTTCATGCGTGAAACGGCCTACAACGCCTACCGCCGCTCGTCCTACGTCCTATCCAACGCCATTGTTGGCATCCCGGCGCTgatcctactatccgtcgccttcgCGGCGTCGACCTTCTTCGCGGTCGGCCTGGCCGGAGGAGGGGAAgggttcatcttcttcttcctcatcatACTGGCGTCCTTTTGGGCAGGCAGCGGATTCGTGACCTTCCTCTCCGGCGTCCTGTCGCACGTGGTGTTAGGCTACACGGTGGCAGCGGCGATACTGTCCTACTACCTGCTGTTTAGTGGCTTCTTCATCAACAGGAATCGGATACCCCACTACTGGATTTGGTTTCACTACCTTTCCATGTTGAAGTATGCTTACGAGGGAGCGCTGCAGAACGAGTTCGGTGGCGAATCGTCCAAGTGCTTCTCAAGAGGGGTTCAGATGTTCGACGGCACGTCCATTGGGAGCCTACCCATGGAGACCAAGGTACAGGTTCTTGGAGCGATCAGCAAAACACTGCAGATGAACTTGACCAGCGACAGCTGCATCGTCACAGGGCTGGATGTGCTGCAACAGCAGAGCATTAATCAGCTCAACAAGTGGGAGTGTCTGCTGGTGACTGTGGGCTGGGGATTCTTGTTTAGGATTCTGTTCTACATCACACTCCTGTTGGGCAGTAGGAACAAGAGGAGGTAA
- the LOC135614569 gene encoding uncharacterized protein LOC135614569 isoform X1 yields the protein MLASSNQCSLLFSVLLLLLLLILERAMMGESEGERLRTVDCLRGRLLAERVASKAAKKEAESLAKRLEELERKLDEETKCRNRAEKRLKLALKKLEALKDARSQLTLQDSSSSSSSSQCFLSPQRLEQEKPGAPSTVDSQQFGSMEVAKEMLRSSSSEDLLGDNVSGTGSSSICLQQPLISQDEGSCSSVGTAQSQNEDGIQVIGAQQSPADDMSITSGSDAEPETAIRQAEREDRMLAIVPASVQLNLEACRPEVKEVQDVLDALRNIKVQLLYSMRILVSQGNSSGAAFCRQSNQV from the exons ATGCTAGCTTCTAGCAACCAATGCAG CCTCCTCTTTTCcgttttgttgttgttgctgttgttaaTCCTGGAAAGGGCTATGATGGGGGAATCAGAGGGTGAGAGACTGAGGACTGTAGACTGTTTGAGGGGAAGGCTTCTTGCAGAAAGAGTAGCTTCCAAGGCTGCCAAGAAGGAAGCAGAGAGCCTGGCTAAAAGG TTGGAAGAGCTAGAAAGGAAGCTGGATGAAGAGACAAAATGCAGGAACAGAGCTGAGAAGAGGCTCAAACTCGCTTTAAAGAAGCTGGAAGCCCTGAAAGATGCGAGGAGCCAATTGACCCTTCAGGATAGCTCCTCTAGTTCTTCGTCTTCCCAGTGCTTCTTGAGCCCACAAAGACTAGAACAGGAAAAACCTGGTGCACCGTCGACGGTGGATTCCCAACAATTTGGTTCGATGGAAGTGGCGAAAGAGATGCTGAGATCCTCGAGCTCTGAAGATCTTCTTGGAGATAATGTTTCTGGAACTGGTAGCTCTTCCATCTGTTTACAACAACCGTTGATTTCTCAAGATGAAGGGAGCTGCAGTTCCGTCGGAACTGCCCAATCTCAAAACGAAGACGGTATCCAAGTCATCGGTGCTCAGCAATCGCCTGCTGACGATATGAG CATAACTTCAGGTAGTGATGCCGAGCCAGAGACAGCAATCCGTCAGGCTGAGAGAGAGGACAGAATGCTCGCTATCGTTCCAGCAAGCGTACAGCTGAACTTAGAGGCCTGCAGACCAGAGGTCAAAGAAGTGCAGGATGTTCTTGATGCCCTAAGAAATATCAAAGTGCAATTGCTATACTCTATGAGGATTCTAGTTAGCCAGGGAAACTCCAGTGGAGCAGCCTTTTGCCGCCAGAGCAATCAAGTTTAG